CAGGAAGAGGGTCGTCGTCTTAAGAATCGTCATGGGTCCTTTGTCGCAGCGTCAAAAGACTGCTGAACACTCAAAAAGAAAGACGGCCAGCTCGTAGAATTCAGGCAGGCCGTCTATTCAAGAGTCGGAGCGGCGGGATTCGGATTCCGGTCGAGGCACCCCATGCCCCAAGGGCTGGAATCTCGCCCACAAGCTTCTACTGAGCTCTACTTCTCCGCCAGTACTTTCAGCTCTTGCAGGGCCTTCGGCCACATGTCCTGGAATTCATCGACCATTTCTTCCGCGACATCCACCTCGACCAGGACCTCAGAGACGCCGTCCTTCTCGCTGAAGGTGTAGGTCTCGAAGGAAGGTGTCCACTTCTTTACCTCATCGCTCGTCGTATCGACCTTTCCGTCTTGGATGAACCCGAGATGCTCGATGGAGACGAACTCGTTTGGCCGGATGTCGTGAATCCGGGAGTACATGCCGCCGGTCTTGCCGGACGACGGGTCAGGGCCGAGAAAGCGGATCTCGCTGCCCTTCTCCCAGGAGCCCTCGAAGTAGGATCCCGGGTTGAAGGCGCGCGTCCATTCGCGGTAGGTGGCGTCCTCCAGCATGGTATTCCAGACCTTTTGCTTGGAGGCGTTGATCGTGATCGTGTAGCGCTGCTTTTGCATGTTGGTCGACTCCATGATCTTGCTGAGGAGGTTAGTCGGCGGGCTATCTAGGTCTTCTTACCAGAACTGGTTCCAGAGGTTAATCTAGCTTGATTGGCTTGCAAACTTGTCATGCTGCACTCCGCCAACATCGAGCGTATTCAAGACTTTCTGAATTTGCTCAATAAGGATTGCCAGCGACATCCTACCTTTCGACTTACACAAATAGAAAGGTAGCCTGCCCGTAGAAGCCGGGCAGGCTACCTATTCTTACACTCTCACTCGGTTGGTACGAGAAGCTCGTGAAACCACTTACTTCCATCTTCCCCGAGTGGGGTGTTAGGTCGGAGCGGCGGGATTCGAACCCACGACCCCCACTACCCCAAAGTGGTGCGCTACCAAGCTGCGCTACGCCCCGAAATAATTAGCTGTTCGTTAACCTGGGGTACCGAGAGTGGTTAACCAACAAGACCAATATAACAGATCTACGCCTCGAAAGGAAGAAGGCCAGCCAATATGAACCTGATAAGCCTTTTTTCAACCTCGTTTTGGCGAGGGCGGTTCCGGTCGGAGCGGCGGGCATTTGATTCCGATAGAGTCAGTCGCGTCTGAACGAACAAGGATCGTAAGGCCGTATCTCAAGATGCTTGACCATCTTAGCCGTTGGTGTCGTCGATCCTGTGACTTATCGTCGGCCAATAAAAAGGAGGAGCGGCGATGCGTGAGGAGGTTCCGGTCTACCTGTCCCGGCGTCAGGTTCTGGCGAGCGGTTTAAAAGCCTACGCCCTGCTCTCAGCCAACCTTTGGCTTCTGGGCTGCGCCCGAGCCTCTGAGGGGACGGGCTCCCGGGCTATCAGCCAGGGAGCTGCATCCTGGGCTGCCGGTGGAACGGGTGCAATGCGGGGGACCTACCCCAATCCTTTTCAAGGGCGCGAGAGCGAGCCGTGTGTCCTCACACCAGCCCTGACGGAAGGCCCTTGCCACGCCGCGACCTTGAACCGGAAGGACATCAGCGAGGGGATATCCGGCCTACCGATGCGCTTGAGTCTACGCATCACCCGTGCCGATGCTTGTACTCCGGTCCCCAATGCTTCCGTGGATGTCTGGCATGCGAGCCCTGCGGGCTACTACTCGGCCTTCCCTGCAGGAAGCATCTGTAACCCTAGCAGCACCGATGCGCAAGCTGAGCACTTCTGCCGCGGGGTCCAAAGCACCGATGCCAACGGCGTGGTCGAT
This genomic window from bacterium contains:
- a CDS encoding SRPBCC domain-containing protein produces the protein MQKQRYTITINASKQKVWNTMLEDATYREWTRAFNPGSYFEGSWEKGSEIRFLGPDPSSGKTGGMYSRIHDIRPNEFVSIEHLGFIQDGKVDTTSDEVKKWTPSFETYTFSEKDGVSEVLVEVDVAEEMVDEFQDMWPKALQELKVLAEK
- a CDS encoding protocatechuate 3,4-dioxygenase is translated as MREEVPVYLSRRQVLASGLKAYALLSANLWLLGCARASEGTGSRAISQGAASWAAGGTGAMRGTYPNPFQGRESEPCVLTPALTEGPCHAATLNRKDISEGISGLPMRLSLRITRADACTPVPNASVDVWHASPAGYYSAFPAGSICNPSSTDAQAEHFCRGVQSTDANGVVDFDSVFPGWYPGRTTHVHFIVRVGDQAYLTSQLFYDDALSDEIFSAHPDYRGRPRRDTTNQTDAVLVGRELDPFLLRTARMADGALQAWKTITLR